Proteins found in one Amycolatopsis umgeniensis genomic segment:
- a CDS encoding DNA/RNA helicase domain-containing protein, whose protein sequence is MAPTLFDLAARTLTHPDVFALADDQQAVLDRVQLCLADKDGARAVVVVAGAAGTGKSALALTLLGEALRAGHRARHATGSQAFTAALRKTAGHGSRATQKLFQYFGTATDTEPDSLDLLVCDDAHQLRATSNTRYTPASRRGDRTQAAQLLEAARVVVFLLDEDQAIRPGQLGTRDYLASAAQAGDATVHTAELTSQHRHRSVRYDSWVRRLLSLEDLSCPPTRWNVEDEPAPGFELRVADSPGELEQLLRAKTDLGASARVTAGLCWPWSEARPGNPLVDDIVIGDWRRPWSVKGQRSVNGLPPSPLWAIDPAGAGQIGSVYSAQGFEYDYGGVILGPDLLRRDDRWVTDPAATRNDVLDGATAADVDLWVRRTYRVLLTRARVGTVLYSTDTETRALLHAVIDA, encoded by the coding sequence GTGGCGCCCACTCTGTTCGACCTCGCGGCCCGCACGCTCACCCACCCCGATGTGTTCGCCCTGGCCGACGATCAACAGGCCGTGCTCGACCGCGTGCAACTGTGCCTCGCCGACAAGGACGGTGCGAGGGCAGTCGTGGTGGTTGCCGGCGCCGCGGGCACCGGCAAGAGCGCCCTCGCACTCACCCTGCTCGGTGAGGCCCTGCGCGCCGGCCACCGGGCCCGGCACGCCACCGGCTCGCAGGCGTTCACCGCCGCGCTGCGCAAGACCGCCGGACACGGCTCTCGCGCCACCCAGAAGCTCTTTCAGTACTTCGGCACCGCCACCGACACCGAACCGGACAGCCTGGATCTGCTGGTGTGCGACGACGCGCACCAGCTGCGGGCCACCTCGAACACCCGCTACACGCCCGCCTCGCGCCGCGGCGACCGCACTCAGGCCGCACAGTTGCTCGAGGCCGCCCGTGTCGTGGTGTTCCTCCTCGACGAGGACCAGGCGATCCGACCCGGGCAGCTCGGGACCCGCGACTACCTCGCCTCCGCTGCCCAGGCCGGCGACGCGACCGTGCACACCGCCGAGCTGACGAGTCAGCACCGCCACCGCAGCGTCCGCTACGACAGCTGGGTCCGTCGCCTGCTCAGCCTCGAGGACCTATCGTGCCCGCCGACCCGATGGAACGTGGAGGACGAACCCGCGCCAGGGTTCGAGCTGCGGGTGGCCGACAGCCCCGGCGAGCTGGAGCAGCTGCTGCGCGCGAAGACCGACCTCGGCGCGAGCGCCCGGGTCACAGCCGGGTTGTGCTGGCCGTGGAGCGAGGCGAGGCCAGGAAATCCGCTGGTCGACGACATCGTGATCGGTGACTGGCGCCGCCCGTGGAGCGTGAAGGGCCAGCGCTCGGTCAACGGGCTGCCGCCCTCGCCGTTGTGGGCGATTGATCCCGCGGGCGCTGGCCAGATCGGCAGTGTCTACAGCGCGCAGGGCTTCGAGTACGACTACGGCGGGGTCATCCTCGGTCCCGATCTCCTCCGGCGCGACGACCGATGGGTCACCGATCCCGCCGCCACCCGCAATGACGTCCTCGACGGCGCGACAGCGGCCGACGTCGATCTGTGGGTGCGCCGCACCTACCGCGTGCTGCTCACCCGGGCCAGGGTG